The following coding sequences lie in one Xanthomonas hortorum pv. pelargonii genomic window:
- a CDS encoding ABC transporter permease, producing the protein MNVLRQAARAVRREFLAGDLLTVFAALVLGVAVMTAVGTLVDRVTLALTSSAAEVLGGDLGVTGRQEIPADFAAEAQRRGLQSTRMVSFPSVLFHGESSQMANIRGVGAGYPLRGQLLVSKDSTGTEGNVASAPPPGQAYADPRLLEALGLRVGEQLEFGAGHLTITGVLRAEPDASGELMQLSPPLLVNRADIDGAGLLGPGSRASYRLMFSGAPEAIADLRAWLKPRASEYRLVGIEDTQRGMRAAFDRAGRFLALSALLAVLLSGVATALAANRFAMRRIDTVAVLRCLGARQRDILAMLSLQLLLTAIPACLVGIGLGMLAQEGLVQALGSLIPNRLPLPQATPALAGAGIGLVLLLGFGLPPLLRLRNVPPMRVLNRSFAAVPPSSLLVYAAALAATLALTVYATGNLVLAGWVLGGLAALALVAMALGLGLLTLLRPIQHRLRGAWKLGLASLTRRRGLSVVQLVGLSLSLCALLLLAVVGPGLLGQWRDRLPVETPNYFLMNIQPEQTVPVLQTLRGLGVNDAAVEPFSTGRLVAINDKPPARGDRDPQDNGDGDNRPVNFSWRHTFPPANTLLEGKFWAADSTAPEASVEEGWAQRYQLKLGDRIALLLGEQQRSFTVTSIRKADWDSFRVNFFLLLNQGSVGDAPYNLISSFHLPPGNAPKLASLSRDYPNISVLDIDAILGRVREVIDQVAQAVQLVMGFSLLAGVLVLLAALQATAGERRYDSAVLRTLGARRGQLRGAVLVEFGALGLLAATLAVTAAAVIGAVVGRQAFEIALTPDWPRLLIGGAFGLVLSLLAGWSGTRRILSTPPALALRAE; encoded by the coding sequence ATGAACGTGCTGCGACAGGCCGCGCGCGCGGTGCGCCGCGAGTTTCTAGCCGGCGATCTACTGACCGTGTTCGCAGCGCTGGTGTTGGGCGTGGCGGTGATGACGGCGGTCGGCACGCTGGTCGACCGGGTGACGTTGGCGCTGACCTCCAGCGCGGCCGAAGTGCTCGGCGGCGATCTGGGCGTGACCGGCCGCCAGGAGATTCCGGCCGACTTCGCTGCTGAAGCGCAGCGACGCGGGCTGCAGAGCACGCGCATGGTCAGCTTCCCCAGCGTGTTGTTCCATGGCGAGTCCAGCCAGATGGCCAACATCCGCGGCGTGGGTGCTGGCTACCCGCTGCGGGGTCAGTTGCTGGTCTCCAAGGACAGCACTGGCACGGAAGGCAACGTCGCCAGCGCACCGCCGCCGGGTCAGGCCTATGCCGACCCGCGTCTGCTCGAGGCGCTGGGCCTGCGGGTGGGCGAACAGCTGGAATTCGGCGCCGGCCATCTCACCATCACCGGCGTGCTGCGTGCCGAACCGGATGCCTCCGGCGAGCTGATGCAGTTGTCGCCGCCGTTGTTGGTCAATCGCGCCGATATCGACGGCGCCGGCCTACTCGGCCCGGGCAGTCGCGCCTCGTACCGGCTGATGTTTTCCGGTGCGCCGGAAGCCATCGCCGACTTGCGCGCCTGGTTGAAGCCACGCGCCAGCGAATACCGTCTGGTCGGCATCGAAGACACCCAGCGCGGCATGCGCGCGGCCTTCGATCGCGCCGGCCGCTTCCTGGCCTTGTCGGCGCTGCTGGCGGTACTGTTGTCCGGCGTGGCCACCGCATTGGCGGCCAACCGGTTTGCGATGCGCCGCATCGACACCGTCGCCGTGTTGCGCTGCCTGGGCGCACGCCAGCGCGACATCCTGGCGATGCTGTCGCTGCAATTGCTGTTGACCGCGATCCCGGCCTGTCTGGTCGGGATCGGGCTGGGCATGCTCGCGCAGGAAGGCTTGGTGCAGGCGCTCGGCAGCCTGATTCCTAACCGGCTGCCGTTGCCGCAGGCCACCCCTGCCCTGGCCGGTGCCGGCATCGGGTTGGTACTGCTGCTGGGCTTCGGCCTGCCACCGCTGCTGCGGCTGCGCAACGTGCCGCCGATGCGCGTGCTAAACCGCAGCTTCGCCGCAGTACCGCCGAGCTCGTTGCTGGTCTACGCCGCTGCGTTGGCGGCCACGCTGGCGCTTACTGTCTATGCCACCGGCAATCTGGTGCTCGCTGGTTGGGTGCTCGGCGGGCTGGCTGCATTGGCGCTGGTGGCGATGGCCCTGGGCCTGGGGCTGCTCACGTTGCTGCGGCCGATCCAGCATCGCCTGCGTGGCGCCTGGAAGTTGGGTCTGGCCTCGCTGACGCGGCGGCGTGGGCTGAGCGTGGTGCAGTTGGTCGGGCTATCGCTGTCGCTGTGCGCGCTGTTGCTGCTGGCCGTGGTCGGCCCCGGACTGCTCGGGCAATGGCGCGACCGCCTGCCGGTGGAGACGCCCAACTACTTCCTGATGAACATCCAGCCCGAGCAGACCGTGCCGGTGCTGCAGACGCTGCGCGGCTTGGGCGTCAACGATGCGGCCGTGGAGCCGTTTTCGACCGGGCGTCTGGTGGCAATCAACGACAAACCACCTGCACGCGGCGACCGCGATCCACAGGACAATGGCGATGGCGACAACCGCCCGGTCAATTTCTCCTGGCGGCATACATTTCCTCCCGCAAATACCTTGCTAGAAGGCAAGTTCTGGGCAGCCGACAGCACGGCACCGGAGGCTTCGGTGGAAGAAGGCTGGGCGCAGCGGTATCAGCTCAAACTCGGCGACCGCATCGCCTTGTTGCTGGGCGAACAGCAGCGCAGTTTCACCGTCACCAGCATCCGCAAGGCCGACTGGGATTCGTTCCGGGTTAATTTCTTCTTGCTGCTCAATCAAGGTTCCGTCGGCGATGCGCCATACAACCTGATTTCCAGCTTCCATCTGCCACCTGGCAACGCCCCCAAGCTGGCGTCGTTGAGCCGCGACTATCCCAACATTTCGGTGCTGGATATCGACGCCATCCTCGGCCGCGTGCGCGAGGTCATCGACCAGGTGGCGCAGGCGGTGCAACTGGTGATGGGCTTCAGCCTGCTGGCGGGCGTGCTGGTGCTGCTGGCGGCGTTGCAGGCCACCGCAGGCGAGCGTCGCTACGACAGCGCGGTACTGCGCACGCTGGGCGCGCGTCGCGGGCAGTTGCGTGGCGCGGTGCTGGTGGAATTCGGCGCGCTCGGCTTGCTGGCGGCAACGCTGGCGGTGACCGCAGCGGCGGTGATCGGCGCGGTGGTTGGGCGCCAGGCGTTCGAAATCGCGTTGACACCGGATTGGCCGCGTCTGCTGATCGGCGGCGCCTTCGGGCTGGTGCTGAGTCTGTTGGCCGGTTGGTCGGGCACGCGGCGCATCCTGTCGACGCCGCCGGCGTTGGCGTTGCGGGCGGAGTAA
- a CDS encoding SGNH/GDSL hydrolase family protein produces MIKHPLRTLLCALALLSGHVHADTLHTAPQVPAQVSNAAWENDMQRFADSDAQQQPPKHGIVFVGSSSIRFWDTLAQDFPGKPVINRGFGGSEVRDSTWYADRIVIPYMPRQVVLYAGDNDLNSGRTPEQVRDDVLAFVTRIRSDLPKARISYLSIKPSPSRAHLLPAIVTANRLIKDALAPLPRVDYVDVYTPMLDASGKPRAELFREDMLHMTADGYAIWRKAVAPVLEQK; encoded by the coding sequence ATGATCAAGCATCCCTTGCGCACACTGCTGTGCGCCCTTGCGTTGTTGTCCGGCCACGTCCACGCCGACACCCTACACACCGCGCCGCAAGTACCGGCGCAAGTCTCCAATGCCGCATGGGAAAACGACATGCAGCGCTTTGCCGACAGCGACGCGCAGCAGCAGCCGCCCAAGCACGGCATTGTGTTCGTCGGCAGTTCGTCGATCCGTTTCTGGGACACCTTGGCGCAGGATTTCCCCGGCAAGCCGGTGATCAATCGCGGCTTCGGTGGCTCGGAAGTGCGCGACAGCACCTGGTATGCGGACCGCATCGTGATTCCATACATGCCGCGCCAGGTGGTGCTGTATGCCGGCGACAACGATCTCAACAGCGGCCGTACACCGGAGCAGGTGCGCGACGACGTGCTGGCATTTGTAACGCGCATTCGAAGCGATCTGCCGAAGGCGCGCATCAGCTATCTGTCGATCAAACCCAGCCCGTCGCGCGCGCATTTGCTGCCGGCAATCGTGACGGCCAATCGCCTGATCAAGGACGCACTCGCACCGCTGCCGCGCGTGGATTACGTGGACGTCTACACGCCAATGCTGGATGCCAGCGGCAAGCCGCGCGCCGAGCTGTTTCGCGAGGATATGCTGCACATGACCGCCGATGGTTACGCCATTTGGCGCAAGGCCGTGGCACCAGTGTTGGAGCAGAAGTAA
- a CDS encoding TauD/TfdA dioxygenase family protein, which produces MASVTSAARAQTPRDAVSTVQASGVQIVPFDAPLGAEVIGLDLSQPLDADTFARIHQAHLDHHVLVFRDQRITPAQQVDFSRRFGPLQIHVLRNFQLRGHPEVLVVSNIKENGEPIGLGDAGHYWHSDLSYKETPSLGSLLHAQELPSEGGDTLFANQHLAWHTLPDALKRTVQDLRAEHSYLAKYEELRARNPWRPALTAEQIAEVTPVQHPIVRTHPETGQKALFVSEHFTTRIVGLPDDESDALLQALFEHSTREALVYRHLWQPHDMVFWDNRSVMHLAAGTPDHLRRRLNRTTIEGDAPF; this is translated from the coding sequence ATGGCCAGCGTCACTTCCGCCGCGCGTGCGCAGACCCCGCGCGATGCGGTTTCCACAGTGCAAGCTTCCGGCGTGCAGATCGTGCCGTTCGATGCCCCGCTGGGCGCCGAAGTGATCGGCCTGGATCTGTCGCAGCCGCTGGATGCGGACACCTTTGCGCGTATCCATCAAGCGCATCTGGATCACCACGTGCTGGTGTTCCGCGACCAACGCATCACCCCGGCGCAGCAGGTCGATTTCAGCCGTCGCTTCGGCCCGCTGCAGATCCATGTGCTGCGCAATTTCCAGTTGCGTGGGCATCCGGAAGTGCTGGTGGTGTCCAACATCAAGGAGAACGGCGAACCGATCGGTCTGGGCGATGCCGGGCATTACTGGCACTCCGACCTGTCGTACAAGGAAACGCCCAGTCTGGGCTCGCTGCTGCACGCGCAAGAGCTGCCTAGCGAGGGCGGCGACACCTTGTTCGCCAATCAGCATCTGGCCTGGCACACCTTGCCCGATGCGCTCAAGCGCACCGTGCAGGACCTGCGCGCCGAGCACAGCTATCTGGCCAAATACGAAGAGCTGCGTGCGCGCAATCCGTGGCGTCCGGCGCTGACGGCCGAACAGATCGCCGAAGTGACACCGGTGCAGCATCCGATCGTGCGCACGCATCCGGAGACCGGCCAGAAAGCGCTGTTTGTCAGCGAACATTTCACGACTCGCATCGTCGGCTTGCCCGACGACGAAAGTGATGCATTGCTGCAGGCCCTGTTCGAACACAGTACCCGTGAGGCATTGGTGTATCGGCATCTTTGGCAGCCACACGACATGGTGTTCTGGGACAACCGCTCAGTGATGCATCTGGCCGCCGGCACGCCGGACCACCTGCGCCGTCGGCTCAACCGCACCACCATCGAAGGCGATGCGCCGTTCTAG
- a CDS encoding response regulator transcription factor codes for MRQTKETSGLVLVVEDNRNISEMIGEYLEGRGFEVDYAQDGLDGYRLAAENSYDVVVLDLMLPRLDGIEVCRRLRNDARKSTPVLMLTARDTLDDKLTGLGFGADDYLTKPFAIQELEARLRALIRRERRQVGSEVLKVADLVLDPVSMRATRAGTELQLSPIGLRLLTILMRESPRVVTRQEIEREIWGNGLPDSDTLRSHLYNLRKIIDKPFDRPLLHTVQSAGYRIADIAQPMA; via the coding sequence ATGCGTCAGACCAAGGAAACGTCCGGCCTCGTGCTGGTCGTCGAAGACAATCGCAATATCTCCGAAATGATCGGCGAGTACCTGGAAGGCCGTGGCTTCGAGGTCGACTATGCGCAGGACGGACTGGACGGTTATCGTCTTGCCGCCGAGAACAGCTACGACGTGGTCGTGCTGGATCTCATGCTGCCGCGCCTGGACGGCATCGAAGTGTGCCGCCGACTGCGCAACGACGCACGTAAGTCCACCCCGGTGCTGATGCTGACCGCCCGCGATACGCTGGACGACAAGCTCACCGGCTTGGGCTTCGGCGCCGACGATTACCTGACCAAGCCGTTCGCGATTCAGGAACTGGAAGCGCGCCTGCGTGCCCTGATCCGTCGCGAGCGCCGCCAGGTGGGTTCGGAAGTGCTCAAGGTCGCCGACCTGGTGCTCGATCCGGTCAGCATGCGCGCCACCCGTGCCGGCACCGAGCTGCAGCTCTCGCCGATCGGCCTGCGGTTGCTCACCATTCTGATGCGCGAATCGCCGCGTGTGGTCACCCGCCAGGAAATCGAGCGCGAGATCTGGGGCAATGGGTTGCCGGATTCGGACACCTTGCGCAGCCATCTGTACAACCTGCGCAAGATCATCGACAAGCCGTTCGATCGCCCCCTGCTGCACACCGTGCAAAGCGCCGGCTATCGCATCGCCGACATCGCCCAACCGATGGCCTGA
- a CDS encoding ABC transporter ATP-binding protein, with protein MPTPTPLLQVDHVSLEYASAQRVVRATHRVRFDVHEADRFVLLGPSGCGKSTLLKAVAGFVTPREGQIRLDGKAVTGPGPDRVVVFQEFDQLAPWKTVRENVVFGLRAARKLSRAEARERADDSLAQVGLSAFAEAYPHTLSGGMKQRVAIARALAMRPRVLLMDEPFAALDALTRSRMQEQVLELWEQSRFTLLFVTHSIEEALVVGNRVLLLSPHPGQVRAELNAHAFGPQSAGSVAFQQTAQRIHRLLFDLPDDTLDDDKVAPLRRPAVRQREALP; from the coding sequence ATGCCCACGCCGACGCCCTTGCTGCAGGTCGACCACGTCAGCCTGGAATACGCCTCCGCGCAGCGCGTGGTGCGTGCCACCCACCGCGTGCGTTTCGATGTGCATGAAGCCGATCGTTTCGTGCTGCTGGGGCCCTCGGGTTGCGGCAAATCCACCTTGCTCAAGGCGGTAGCCGGCTTTGTGACCCCGCGCGAGGGGCAGATCCGTCTAGATGGCAAAGCAGTAACCGGGCCCGGGCCGGACCGGGTGGTGGTGTTCCAGGAATTCGATCAACTGGCGCCTTGGAAGACCGTGCGCGAGAACGTGGTGTTCGGCCTGCGCGCGGCACGCAAGCTCTCGCGTGCCGAAGCGCGCGAACGTGCTGACGACAGTCTGGCGCAGGTCGGGCTGAGCGCGTTTGCCGAGGCGTATCCGCACACCTTGTCCGGCGGCATGAAGCAACGCGTGGCGATCGCGCGCGCATTGGCGATGCGCCCGCGCGTGTTGCTGATGGACGAGCCCTTCGCTGCACTCGATGCATTGACGCGATCGCGCATGCAGGAGCAGGTGCTGGAGCTGTGGGAGCAATCGCGCTTCACCTTGTTGTTCGTCACCCACTCGATTGAAGAAGCCCTGGTGGTCGGTAACCGGGTGCTGCTGTTGTCGCCGCATCCGGGTCAGGTTCGCGCCGAACTCAACGCACATGCATTTGGCCCGCAGAGTGCCGGCAGCGTGGCGTTTCAGCAGACCGCGCAGCGGATTCACCGGCTGCTGTTCGACTTGCCCGACGACACCCTAGACGACGACAAGGTGGCACCATTGCGTCGCCCGGCCGTGCGTCAACGCGAGGCGCTGCCATGA
- a CDS encoding arylesterase — translation MRNLRMRERTLRYGALVLWLLTLSLLAPGIASAKSPVATAPILVVGDSLSAAHNIPVQSGWVTLLDQRLKRDMATPPAVVNASISGETTSGALTRLPGLLEKHHPGVVVIELGGNDALRGLTPAQLKGNLEKMIQLSQQAGAKVLLLGIDVPPNYGPAYRERLKAAYADLSRQYKTALVPFFLEKVALQPGLLQADGLHPTAAAQPKVLETVWPALRPLLGR, via the coding sequence ATGAGGAATCTCCGAATGCGTGAAAGAACACTGCGATATGGCGCGCTGGTCCTGTGGCTGCTGACACTGTCCCTGCTTGCGCCGGGAATTGCCTCTGCCAAAAGTCCGGTGGCAACCGCACCGATCCTGGTCGTGGGCGACAGCTTGAGCGCTGCGCACAACATCCCGGTGCAGTCCGGCTGGGTCACTCTGCTGGACCAACGCCTGAAGCGTGACATGGCGACGCCACCGGCAGTCGTCAATGCCAGCATCAGTGGCGAGACCACCTCCGGCGCATTGACGCGGCTGCCCGGCCTGCTGGAAAAGCACCACCCCGGCGTGGTGGTGATCGAACTTGGCGGCAACGATGCATTGCGCGGCCTGACCCCGGCCCAGCTCAAGGGCAATCTGGAAAAGATGATCCAGCTCAGCCAGCAGGCCGGCGCAAAGGTGCTGCTGCTCGGTATCGATGTGCCGCCGAACTACGGCCCGGCCTACCGCGAACGCTTGAAGGCGGCCTATGCCGACCTGTCCAGACAGTACAAAACCGCGCTGGTGCCGTTCTTCCTGGAAAAGGTCGCGCTACAGCCGGGGCTGCTGCAGGCTGACGGCTTGCATCCGACCGCTGCGGCTCAGCCGAAGGTGCTGGAAACTGTCTGGCCAGCGCTGCGTCCACTGCTCGGTCGCTAG
- a CDS encoding ABC transporter ATP-binding protein: MTVSEGDSIAIVGASGSGKTTLLGLLAGLDLPSRGSIALSGQDLGQLDEEARAALRAREVGFVFQSFHLLPALTAEENIALPLELAGREDPARVREVLEAVGLSARARHYPRQLSGGEQQRVALARAFVARPRILFADEPTGSLDQTTGAQISDLLFALNATSDTTLVLVTHDMTLAQRCHHIYRIDSGRLHAQTGPAA; the protein is encoded by the coding sequence TTGACGGTCAGTGAAGGCGACAGTATCGCCATCGTTGGCGCATCCGGTTCGGGCAAGACCACCCTGCTCGGCCTGCTTGCCGGGCTGGACCTGCCCAGCCGCGGCAGCATCGCGCTCTCCGGCCAGGACCTGGGCCAGCTCGACGAAGAAGCCCGTGCCGCCTTGCGCGCGCGCGAGGTGGGCTTTGTGTTCCAGAGCTTCCATCTGCTGCCGGCACTGACCGCCGAAGAAAACATCGCATTGCCGCTGGAACTGGCCGGGCGCGAAGATCCGGCGCGGGTGCGCGAGGTGTTGGAGGCGGTGGGCCTGAGCGCACGTGCGCGCCACTACCCGCGCCAGCTTTCCGGCGGCGAGCAGCAACGCGTGGCGCTGGCACGCGCCTTCGTGGCCAGGCCACGCATCCTGTTCGCCGACGAGCCCACCGGCAGCCTCGATCAGACCACCGGCGCGCAGATCAGCGACCTGCTGTTCGCGCTCAATGCCACCAGCGACACCACCCTGGTGCTGGTCACCCACGACATGACGCTGGCGCAGCGCTGCCATCACATCTACCGCATCGACAGCGGCCGCCTGCACGCTCAGACCGGTCCGGCCGCATGA
- a CDS encoding sensor histidine kinase, with product MPHGLPRKIRLAFLLQVALASLAIVLGGYLISFVIKYSLVRTVLADEAVHFWRLHKSAPNNPPPNTRNIQGYFSPAGKLGDSAPPVLQRLPRGFSEVAAADALVYVDQRPEGRLYLVFSRSRAAHLTLWYGVVPAIVVLLSIYGVSWFTYRISKRLVSPISWLARRVSQWDPRNPDVDELAPERLPAELQGETRQLAAALHALGQRVSDHVARERNFTRDASHELRTPLTVIRVASDMALADDELSPRTQRSLRRIQRAGHDMEAVIDAFLILAREAEIDPQSETFDAAELASEEVDSARELLGDKPVSLQMVGDRSLQMFAPPRVMRVVLSNLLRNACAYTDTGSIEVEVTQDRIIVRDTGIGMSEEARARAFEPFFRADPTRPQGTGLGLSIVRRLCDRFGWRIELHSEADVGTSVAVVVA from the coding sequence ATGCCGCACGGGCTCCCACGAAAAATACGTCTCGCCTTCCTGTTGCAGGTCGCACTGGCGAGTCTGGCGATCGTCCTTGGCGGCTATCTGATCTCCTTCGTGATCAAGTACAGCCTGGTGCGCACCGTACTGGCCGACGAGGCGGTGCATTTCTGGCGCCTGCACAAGAGTGCGCCGAACAACCCGCCGCCAAATACCCGCAATATCCAGGGCTATTTCTCGCCTGCCGGCAAGCTCGGCGACAGCGCACCGCCGGTATTGCAACGGTTGCCGCGCGGCTTCAGCGAAGTGGCCGCTGCCGACGCGCTGGTGTATGTGGATCAACGTCCGGAAGGACGCTTGTATCTGGTGTTTTCGCGCTCGCGCGCCGCCCATCTGACCTTGTGGTACGGCGTGGTGCCGGCGATCGTGGTGTTGCTGTCGATCTACGGCGTGTCGTGGTTTACCTATCGCATCTCCAAACGCCTGGTGTCGCCGATCAGCTGGCTCGCACGGCGCGTTTCGCAGTGGGACCCGCGCAATCCGGATGTGGATGAGTTGGCACCTGAGCGATTGCCCGCCGAACTTCAGGGCGAAACACGGCAGCTGGCCGCAGCGTTACATGCGCTGGGGCAGCGGGTCAGCGACCATGTCGCGCGCGAACGCAACTTCACCCGCGATGCCAGTCATGAATTGCGCACGCCGCTGACGGTGATCCGCGTGGCCAGCGACATGGCCCTGGCCGACGACGAATTGTCGCCGCGCACGCAACGCAGCCTGCGCCGTATCCAGCGGGCCGGCCACGATATGGAAGCGGTGATCGATGCGTTTCTGATCCTGGCGCGCGAGGCCGAAATCGACCCGCAAAGCGAAACCTTCGATGCCGCCGAACTGGCCAGCGAAGAAGTCGACAGCGCGCGTGAGCTGCTTGGCGACAAGCCGGTGTCGTTGCAGATGGTTGGCGACCGCAGCCTGCAGATGTTCGCCCCGCCGCGCGTGATGCGCGTGGTGCTGAGCAATCTGTTGCGCAATGCCTGTGCCTACACCGACACCGGCAGCATCGAAGTCGAAGTGACCCAGGACCGCATCATCGTGCGCGATACCGGCATCGGCATGAGCGAAGAAGCGCGTGCACGTGCATTCGAGCCATTCTTCCGCGCCGATCCTACACGCCCGCAGGGCACCGGGCTGGGCCTGTCGATCGTGCGCCGGCTATGCGACCGCTTCGGTTGGCGGATCGAATTGCACAGCGAAGCCGATGTGGGGACGTCGGTGGCGGTGGTGGTGGCCTAA
- a CDS encoding ABC transporter substrate-binding protein: MRLTVTSHHAAPQRRRFFGRVALLLLAALPLLFSAHAQAEGKLRVAKQFGIVYLLLDVAQDQKLIEQQGKAAGVDIDVQFLQLSGGAAVNDALLTGSIDIAGAGVGPLFTIWDRTHGRQNVRGVASLGNFPYYLISNNPRIKSIGDFTPQDRIAVPATGVSVQSRFLQHASQQRWGDKGTHQLDPLQVALPHPDAAAAIIRGRTEITAHFASPPFQEQELARNPAAHIVTSSYEIEGGPSSATVLYATEKFRRDNPKTYRAFVAALDQAARFVTAHPEQAADIFLRRNGSSIDRALVLQILKDPKVQFTVVPQNTLGLGKFMQHSGAIKQTPSKLSDYFFDDPLIAGGS, from the coding sequence ATGCGTTTGACCGTCACTTCTCACCACGCAGCCCCGCAGCGCCGTCGTTTCTTCGGGCGTGTTGCGCTGCTGCTCCTGGCCGCGTTGCCTTTGCTGTTCAGCGCGCATGCGCAGGCAGAAGGAAAACTGCGCGTCGCCAAACAGTTCGGCATCGTCTATCTGCTGCTGGACGTGGCGCAGGATCAAAAACTCATCGAGCAGCAGGGCAAGGCCGCTGGCGTGGATATCGACGTGCAGTTCCTGCAGTTGTCCGGCGGCGCGGCGGTCAACGATGCCTTGCTGACCGGTTCGATCGATATCGCCGGTGCCGGCGTCGGGCCGTTGTTCACCATCTGGGACCGCACGCATGGCCGCCAGAACGTGCGCGGCGTGGCCTCGCTGGGTAACTTTCCGTATTACCTGATCAGCAATAATCCGCGCATCAAGTCCATTGGCGATTTCACCCCGCAGGACCGGATTGCGGTGCCGGCCACCGGCGTGTCGGTGCAGTCGCGTTTTCTGCAGCACGCTTCGCAGCAACGTTGGGGCGACAAGGGCACCCATCAGCTGGATCCGCTGCAGGTCGCATTGCCGCATCCGGATGCGGCCGCCGCGATCATCCGTGGCCGCACCGAGATCACCGCCCACTTCGCTAGCCCGCCGTTTCAGGAGCAGGAACTAGCGCGTAACCCGGCCGCGCATATCGTGACCAGTTCCTACGAGATCGAAGGCGGCCCCTCGTCGGCGACGGTGCTGTATGCCACCGAAAAATTCCGCCGCGACAATCCCAAGACCTATCGCGCCTTCGTCGCTGCGCTGGATCAGGCGGCACGTTTTGTCACCGCGCATCCGGAACAGGCGGCGGATATCTTTCTGCGCCGCAATGGCTCGAGCATCGACCGCGCGCTGGTGCTGCAGATCCTCAAGGACCCGAAAGTGCAATTCACCGTGGTGCCGCAGAACACGCTGGGGCTGGGCAAGTTCATGCAGCACAGCGGCGCGATCAAGCAGACGCCGAGCAAGCTGAGCGACTACTTTTTCGACGACCCGCTGATTGCGGGCGGGAGCTGA